Proteins encoded together in one Bos javanicus breed banteng chromosome 6, ARS-OSU_banteng_1.0, whole genome shotgun sequence window:
- the SOD3 gene encoding extracellular superoxide dismutase [Cu-Zn] isoform X1, whose protein sequence is MGHFREHIASARSSGSKPYAASLRGCRKRVAGDEGAEMLRRRRSGRATRASLRCSTLAMLALLCASVVLVAYASADQIQQQMGSNTEEQIRDTHAKVTEIWQEMMQRQAAAIDPDAALHAVCRVLPSATLEAEQPRVSGLVLFRQLRPGALLEAFFHLEGFPNEPNGTSRAIHVHQFGDLSQGCDSTGPHYNPMSVPHPQHPGDFGNFAVRDGQVWKYRSGLAASLTGPHSIAGRAVVVHAGEDDMGRGGNQASLENGNAGRRLACCVVGLCGPGPWARQTQEHAERKKRRRESECKAV, encoded by the exons ATGGGCCACTTCAGAGAGCACATAGCAAGTGCAAGAAGCAGCGGCAGCAAGCCTTATGCTGCCAGTCTAAGAGGATGCAGAAAAAGAGTGGCAGGAGATGAGGGGGCAGAGATGCTGAGAAGAAGGAGATCTGGAAGGGCCACAAGAGCCTCCCTCAG GTGCTCGACTCTGGCCATGCTGGCGCTGCTCTGTGCCTCTGTGGTCCTGGTGGCCTATGCCTCGGCCGACCAGATCCAGCAGCAGATGGGCTCCAACACGGAGGAGCAGATCCGCGACACGCACGCCAAGGTGACGGAGATCTGGCAGGAGATGATGCAGCGGCAGGCGGCGGCCATCGACCCGGACGCGGCGCTCCATGCCGTCTGCCGGGTGCTGCCGTCGGCCACGCTGGAGGCGGAGCAGCCCCGGGTCAGCGGCCTCGTGCTCTTCCGGCAGCTCCGGCCTGGCGCCCTGCTGGAGGCCTTCTTCCACCTTGAGGGCTTCCCGAACGAGCCCAACGGCACAAGCCGTGCCATCCACGTGCACCAGTTTGGGGACCTGAGCCAGGGCTGCGACTCCACCGGGCCGCACTACAACCCGATGTCCGTGCCGCACCCGCAGCACCCGGGCGACTTCGGCAACTTCGCCGTGCGCGATGGCCAGGTCTGGAAGTACCGCTCCGGCCTGGCTGCCTCGCTCACCGGCCCGCATTCGATCGCGGGCCGTGCTGTGGTGGTCCACGCGGGCGAGGACGACATGGGCCGCGGCGGCAATCAGGCCAGTCTGGAGAACGGTAACGCCGGCCGCCGGCTTGCCTGCTGCGTGGTGGGTCTGTGTGGCCCCGGGCCCTGGGCACGCCAAACGCAGGAGCACGCGGAGCGCAAGAAGCGGCGGCGCGAGAGCGAGTGTAAGGCCGTCTGA
- the SOD3 gene encoding extracellular superoxide dismutase [Cu-Zn] isoform X2, whose protein sequence is MLALLCASVVLVAYASADQIQQQMGSNTEEQIRDTHAKVTEIWQEMMQRQAAAIDPDAALHAVCRVLPSATLEAEQPRVSGLVLFRQLRPGALLEAFFHLEGFPNEPNGTSRAIHVHQFGDLSQGCDSTGPHYNPMSVPHPQHPGDFGNFAVRDGQVWKYRSGLAASLTGPHSIAGRAVVVHAGEDDMGRGGNQASLENGNAGRRLACCVVGLCGPGPWARQTQEHAERKKRRRESECKAV, encoded by the coding sequence ATGCTGGCGCTGCTCTGTGCCTCTGTGGTCCTGGTGGCCTATGCCTCGGCCGACCAGATCCAGCAGCAGATGGGCTCCAACACGGAGGAGCAGATCCGCGACACGCACGCCAAGGTGACGGAGATCTGGCAGGAGATGATGCAGCGGCAGGCGGCGGCCATCGACCCGGACGCGGCGCTCCATGCCGTCTGCCGGGTGCTGCCGTCGGCCACGCTGGAGGCGGAGCAGCCCCGGGTCAGCGGCCTCGTGCTCTTCCGGCAGCTCCGGCCTGGCGCCCTGCTGGAGGCCTTCTTCCACCTTGAGGGCTTCCCGAACGAGCCCAACGGCACAAGCCGTGCCATCCACGTGCACCAGTTTGGGGACCTGAGCCAGGGCTGCGACTCCACCGGGCCGCACTACAACCCGATGTCCGTGCCGCACCCGCAGCACCCGGGCGACTTCGGCAACTTCGCCGTGCGCGATGGCCAGGTCTGGAAGTACCGCTCCGGCCTGGCTGCCTCGCTCACCGGCCCGCATTCGATCGCGGGCCGTGCTGTGGTGGTCCACGCGGGCGAGGACGACATGGGCCGCGGCGGCAATCAGGCCAGTCTGGAGAACGGTAACGCCGGCCGCCGGCTTGCCTGCTGCGTGGTGGGTCTGTGTGGCCCCGGGCCCTGGGCACGCCAAACGCAGGAGCACGCGGAGCGCAAGAAGCGGCGGCGCGAGAGCGAGTGTAAGGCCGTCTGA